The following are encoded together in the Rana temporaria chromosome 12, aRanTem1.1, whole genome shotgun sequence genome:
- the LOC120919067 gene encoding probable low-specificity L-threonine aldolase 2 produces MSGGLRRVASEGRHCWRRLAANSSTALPHPVPATPLRTMYTTRTGQGGGEAAVVDLRSDTLTKPCAEMRRAMAEAEVGDDVYGEDPTVNEIQRRAAQLFGTQNALLACSGTMGNLIAVMSHCRRRGAEVLLGDESHMNIYEQGSIAQVAGVFPRTVRTLKDGRLDLEDLESKIQHGYPDIHFAQTQLICLENTHNRMGGRVLPLSYMKEVRDIADRYGLKVHLDGARLINAAVSLGVETAEIVKYCDSVSLCLSKGLGAPTGSLLGGTAEFVADARRIRKLLGGALRQAGVIAAPGLVALKHSRENLTLDHQNAKAFAAAVQELGSPLCLVDPADVDSNMVMLSLPGRLMGEDLCEQLGAVTPEEQENGRGVVVKALSLSPRQVRLVWHRDLSAQDTQRALEKLKSVLGKYSNEAA; encoded by the exons TGGAGAAGATTAGCGGCAAACTCTTCCACCGCTTTGCCCCACCCAGTGCCAGCCACACCCCTCCGCACCATGTACACCACCAGAACGGGGCAGGGAGGCGGCGAGGCCGCAGTGGTGGACCTCCGCAGTGACACCCTGACCAAGCCGTGCGCCGAGATGAGAAGAGCGATGGCCGAGGCGGAAGTCGGGGACGATGTCTACGGAGAAGATCCCACTGTGAACG AGATTCAGCGCCGCGCCGCCCAACTCTTCGGAACACAAAACGCTCTCTTAGCCTGTTCCGGCACAATGGGGAATCTGATTGCAG TGATGAGTCATTGTCGGAGGAGAGGGGCCGAGGTCCTGCTTGGGGACGAATCTCACATGAACATCTATGAACAGGGGAGCATTGCGCAG GTGGCAGGAGTGTTTCCTCGCACGGTGAGGACACTAAAAGACGGCCGTCTGGACCTGGAAGACCTGGAAAGTAAAATCCAGCATGGGTACCCGGATATCCATTTCGCTCAGACGCAACTAATCTGCCTGGAAAACACCCACAACCGCATGGGAGGGCGTGTCCTTCCGCTCTCCTACATGAAAGAG GTTCGGGACATCGCCGATCGCTACGGGCTGAAGGTCCATCTGGACGGGGCGCGGCTGATAAATGCCGCCGTGTCGCTGGGGGTGGAAACTGCAGAGATTGTGAAATACTGCGACTCCGTGTCCCTCTGTCTATCCAAG GGACTTGGGGCTCCAACGGGCTCATTGCTCGGCGGGACGGCAGAATTTGTAGCAGACGCGCGGCGAATCAGGAAGCTGCTTGGGGGAGCGTTGCGCCAGGCCGGTGTCATTGCAGCTCCCGGGTTGGTGGCGTTGAAACATTCGCGGGAAAACCTGACATTAGATCACCAAAATGCCAAAGCCTTTGCCGCCG CGGTGCAGGAACTGGGCTCTCCTCTCTGTCTCGTGGACCCGGCCGACGTGGACAGTAATATGGTGATGCTCTCGCTCCCTGGCAGACTGATGGGAGAGGATCTATGTGAGCAGCTGGGCGCAGTGACACCTGAAGAGCAGGAAAATGGACGGGGGGTGGTGGTGAAGGCTCTATCGCTTTCGCCTCGCCAGGTGCGCCTTGTGTGGCACCGCGACCTTTCGGCGCAGGACACCCAGCGGGCGTTAGAGAAGCTGAAATCCGTGCTCGGGAAGTACAGCAATGAAGCTGCGTAA
- the LOC120919068 gene encoding probable low-specificity L-threonine aldolase 2, which yields MYTIRTEKGGGETAVVDLRSDAVSKPCAEMRRAMAEAEVGDDFYGEDPTVNEIQRHAAQLFKTEDALFVSSGTMGNLIAVIIHCRKKGSEVLLGDESHMYFYEQGSMTQMAGMLPRPVRTLKDGRLDLQDLESKIQHGNPDVQIQLICLENTHNRMGGRVLPLSYMKEVRDIADRYGLKVHLDGARLINAAMSLGVETAEIVKYCDSVALCLSKGLGAPAGSLLGGTAEFVAEARQIRKILGGGMRQTGVLAAPGLVALKHAQKNLMLDHQNAKTFAKAVQELDSPLCLVDPAIVDTNIVLLSLPDRLMAKELCEQLSSVTPEEQENGRGVVVKGLAISPRHVRLVWHRDLSAQDIQLVLEKLKSVLGKYSNEAA from the exons ATGTACACCATCAGAACGGAGAAGGGAGGCGGCGAGACCGCAGTGGTGGACCTCCGCAGTGACGCCGTGAGCAAGCCGTGCGCCGAGATGAGAAGAGCGATGGCCGAGGCGGAAGTCGGGGACGACTTCTATGGAGAAGATCCCACCGTGAATG AGATTCAGCGCCACGCTGCCCAACTGTTCAAAACAGAGGACGCTCTCTTTGTGTCGAGTGGGACAATGGGGAATTTAATTGCAG TGATCATTCATTGTCGGAAGAAAGGGAGCGAGGTCCTGCTGGGGGACGAATCTCACATGTACTTCTATGAACAGGGGAGCATGACGCAG ATGGCAGGAATGCTTCCTCGCCCGGTGAGGACACTAAAAGACGGCCGTCTGGACCTGCAAGACCTGGAAAGTAAAATCCAGCATGGGAACCCGGATGTCCAGATACAACTCATCTGCCTGGAGAACACCCACAACCGCATGGGAGGGCGTGTCCTTCCCCTCTCCTACATGAAAGAG GTTCGGGACATCGCCGATCGCTACGGGCTGAAGGTCCATCTGGACGGGGCGCGGCTGATAAATGCCGCCATGTCGCTGGGGGTGGAAACTGCAGAGATTGTGAAATACTGCGACTCCGTGGCCCTCTGTCTATCCAAG ggtctTGGGGCCCCAGCGGGCTCATTGCTCGGCGGGACGGCAGAATTTGTGGCCGAGGCACGGCAAATCAGGAAGATACTTGGGGGAGGGATGCGCCAGACTGGTGTACTTGCAGCTCCTGGATTGGTCGCATTGAAACATGCGCAGAAAAACCTGATGTTGGATCACCAAAATGCCAAAACATTTGCCAAAG CGGTGCAGGAACTGGACTCTCCTCTCTGTCTCGTGGACCCGGCCATCGTGGACACTAATATCGTGTTACTCTCGCTTCCTGACAGACTGATGGCAAAGGAGCTATGTGAGCAGCTGAGCTCAGTGACACCTGAAGAGCAGGAAAATGGACGGGGGGTGGTGGTGAAGGGTCTAGCGATTTCTCCTCGCCACGTGCGCCTTGTGTGGCACCGCGACCTCTCGGCGCAGGACATCCAGCTGGTATTAGAGAAGCTGAAATCCGTGCTTGGGAAGTACAGCAATGAAGCTGCATAA